The Polypterus senegalus isolate Bchr_013 chromosome 1, ASM1683550v1, whole genome shotgun sequence genome includes a window with the following:
- the LOC120535831 gene encoding extracellular calcium-sensing receptor-like yields MIQHSSPGHVVLGGLFPIHSKGVNVEQTFKEKPGETLCEGFNFRTFRWSQAMVFFIEEINKNKTFLPNVTLGYKLFDTCGIAVQSMKATLSLINAPKSNDSEECLAAPSVSIIIGDSGSTLSMAISRVLELFKIPLVSYFASCACLSDHKKFPTFFRTIPSDLNQARALAYLVQRFGWTWVGTVAADDDYGRTGIQMFHDEVTKLGVCIAYRVIIPKVVSKQKVVQIVKTIQSSTAKVIVAFSIEEDIYPIIQEIVLQNITDKQWIASEAWVTSSLISTKENLISLDGTIGFAIRRADMPELKEFLMSLNPLKQPENQFAREFWETLFDCSFDQNDLGSNYSVVSPHKRSCTGNEKLAETESIYSDISQLRVTYNMHKAIYAVAHALHNLQSCENGKGPFLNNTCANIYSLEPWQVVHYLNNVRYTNKFGEDVYFDENGDPVASYDLINWQKNPDGSVKYVTFGRFDSSASRQQQIIIDEKKIIWNGGLRKVPKSLCTESCPLGYRKAVRRGQPACCYDCVQCADGTFSNQTDAAECFQCPVDFWSNKEKDACHPKDIEYLSFSDTLGITSATISIFGAVLTTAVAIIFFLHKSTPIVRANNSELSFLLLLSLVFCFLCALTFIGEPTEWTCRLRRTSFSITFVLCLSCVLGKTIVVLMAFKATLPGNNVMRWFGPAQQRFSVFVCTAVQCLICLVWLILSPPFPFKSTRYYNDRIILECDLGSVTLFCCVMGYIGFLACICFVLAFLARKLPDNFNEAKFITFSMLIFCAVWITFIPAYISSPGKYVVAVEIFAILSSSFGVLLCIFTPKCYVILVKPEKNTKKHLMSKTSVQGSVKMN; encoded by the exons ATGATCCAACACTCCAGCCCTGGTCATGTTGTATTAGGTGGCTTATTTCCCATCCACTCCAAAGGTGTAAATGTGGAACAAACTTTCAAAGAGAAACCTGGAGAGACACTATGTGAAGG TTTTAATTTTCGAACGTTTCGCTGGTCACAAGCAATGGTATTCTTCAtcgaagaaataaacaaaaacaagaccTTTTTACCAAATGTAACTCTTGGTTACAAATTATTTGACACATGTGGAATCGCCGTTCAGTCAATGAAAGCGACGTTATCATTAATCAATGCACCAAAGAGTAATGATTCAGAGGAATGCCTGGCTGCACCTTCAGTATCGATAATAATCGGTGATTCTGGGTCAACACTTTCAATGGCTATATCAAGAGTCTTGGAGTTGTTCAAAATCCCTTTG GTCAGCTACTTTGCGTCATGTGCGTGCCTCAGTGATCACAAGAAGTTTCCTACATTTTTTCGAACAATTCCTAGTGATTTAAACCAAGCCAGAGCTTTGGCATACCTCGTTCAACGCTTTGGCTGGACGTGGGTTGGAACTGTTGCTGCAGATGATGATTACGGGAGGACCGGAATTCAAATGTTCCATGATGAGGTGACAAAACTGGGTGTTTGCATTGCATACCGGGTTATCATTCCAAAAGTGGTTTCTAAACAAAAAGTTGTTCAGATTGTGAAAACGATCCAATCCTCCACAGCCAAAGTTATTGTTGCATTCTCAATTGAAGAAGATATATACCCCATTATTCAAGAGATTGTTTTACAGAATATCACTGATAAACAATGGATAGCGAGTGAAGCATGGGTAACTTCCTCACTAATCTCAACAAAGGAAAATTTGATCTCCCTGGATGGCACAATTGGCTTTGCAATTCGCAGAGCAGATATGCCGGAGCTCAAAGAATTTCTGATGAGCCTGAATCCGTTAAAACAACCCGAAAACCAATTTGCCAGAGAGTTTTGGGAAACTTTATTTGACTGTTCCTTTGATCAGAATGATCTTGGCTCGAATTACTCGGTAGTGTCACCTCATAAAAGAAGCTGCACTGGAAATGAGAAATTAGCGGAAACAGAAAGCATCTACAGTGATATCTCTCAGCTAAGAGTCACATACAATATGCACAAAGCCATTTATGCAGTTGCTCATGCTCTTCACAATTTGCAGTCTTGTGAAAATGGAAAAGGaccatttttaaataacacatgTGCAAATATATACAGTCTAGAACCCTGGCAG GTTGTGCACTATCTTAATAACGTAAGATACACTAACAAATTTGGAGAAGATGTTTATTTTGATGAAAATGGGGACCCGGTTGCATCCTATGACctaataaattggcaaaaaaatCCTGATGGCTCTGTGAAGTATGTGACTTTTGGACGTTTTGATTCTTCTGCAAGTCGACAGCAACAAATAATCAttgatgaaaagaaaataatttggaATGGAGGCTTGAGGAAA GTTCCAAAGTCATTGTGTACAGAGAGTTGCCCCTTAGGTTACAGAAAGGCTGTACGCAGGGGGCAGCCAGCTTGTTGTTATGACTGTGTACAATGTGCAGATGGAACCTTCAGCAATCAAACag aTGCAGCGGAATGCTTTCAGTGCCCTGTTGACTTTTGGTCTAACAAAGAGAAAGATGCATGCCATCCTAAAGACATTGAGTATCTTTCCTTTTCAGATACCCTCGGCATCACGTCAGCAACCATTTCAATATTTGGCGCTGTCTTGACGACAGCTGTggctatcattttctttctgcataAGAGCACTCCGATTGTGCGGGCCAACAATTCTGAGCTCAGCTTTCTTTTGCTGCTCTCACTCGTATTTTGCTTTCTATGTGCGCTCACTTTTATTGGGGAGCCAACAGAATGGACTTGCAGGTTAAGGCGCACTTCTTTCAGTATCACTTTTGTTCTCTGTCTCTCCTGTGTCTTGGGCAAAACAATTGTAGTCCTTATGGCTTTTAAAGCAACACTACCTGGGAATAATGTCATGAGGTGGTTTGGGCCAGCACAGCAAAGGTTTAGTGTGTTTGTTTGCACGGCTGTTCAGTGCCTAATTTGCTTGGTGTGGCTCATCCTCTCCCCACCTTTCCCATTTAAAAGCACCAGGTACTACAATGATAGGATTATCTTAGAATGTGATCTCGGGTCGGTCACCCTGTTCTGCTGTGTAATGGGATACATCGGCTTTTTAGCATGCATCTGCTTTGTTCTTGCATTCCTGGCACGGAAACTACCAGACAATTTCAATGAGGCcaagtttattacatttagcaTGCTGATATTCTGTGCCGTCTGGATCACTTTTATCCCTGCTTATATTAGCTCTCCTGGAAAGTACGTTGTGGCtgttgaaatatttgcaattttatcTTCCAGTTTTGGAGTGCTGCTCTGTATTTTTACACCTAAATGCTATGTCATATTAGTCAAGCcggaaaaaaacactaaaaaacatCTAATgtcaaagacgagtgtgcagggATCAGTGAAAATGAACTAA